The Mustela nigripes isolate SB6536 chromosome 4, MUSNIG.SB6536, whole genome shotgun sequence genome includes a window with the following:
- the LOC132015470 gene encoding olfactory receptor 13A1-like translates to MRNQTRVTEFILQGFSERPQLHVLYFILFLCLYATALCGNCLIIVAIAFSSRLHTPMYFFLVNLSVLDIICTCTVVPKLLAILVAEKRSISYRGCMAQMYFLSWSVAGEVLLFTAMAYDRYVAICQPLHYSSMMGPGVCAVLAGAVWGISVLGAGVNACLMLRLNFCGPNVIDHFFCEIPPLLLLSCSSTYVNNIMAVMADIFFAMLNFLLTMVSYGFIIVTILKIRTAEGKQRAFSTCSSHLTVVTLYYSTIIYTYLSPGSSYSPGMGKVMAVLYSTVSPTLNPLIYSLKNKDVKAALRKVLILVVKNL, encoded by the coding sequence ATGAGGAATCAGACGCGAGTGACGGAATTCATCCTGCAGGGCTTCTCGGAAAGGCCGCAGCTCCATGTTCTCTACttcatcctcttcctctgcctctatgCCACGGCCCTCTGTGGCAACTGCCTCATAATTGTGGCCATCGCCTTCAGCTCCAGGctccacacacccatgtacttcttcctggttAACCTGTCTGTGCTGGACATCATCTGTACATGCACCGTGGTACCCAAACTGCTCGCGATCCTGgtggcagagaagagaagcatCTCCTACAGAGGCTGCATGGCCCAGATGTACTTCCTGTCGTGGTCAGTGGCCGGGGAGGTGCTGCTCTTCACCGCTATGGCCTATGACCGTTACGTGGCCATCTGCCAGCCACTGCACTATAGCTCCATGATGGGCCCGGGGGTGTGCGCCGTGCTGGCTGGAGCCGTGTGGGGCATCAGCGTGCTAGGAGCTGGCGTCAATGCCTGCCTGATGTTGCGGCTGAACTTCTGCGGCCCCAACGTGATTGATCACTTCTTCTGTGAGATCCCCCCTCTGCTGTTACTCTCCTGCTCCTCCACATATGTGAATAACATCATGGCAGTCATGGCCGACATCTTCTTTGCCATGCTGAACTTCCTGCTCACCATGGTGTCCTATGGCTTCATCATCGTCACCATCCTGAAGATTCGCACAGCCGAGGGGAAGCAGCGAGCCTTCTCTACCTGCTCCTCCCATCTCACCGTGGTCACCTTGTACTACTCCACCATCATCTACACCTATCTGAGCCCCGGCTCCAGCTACTCCCCCGGGATGGGCAAGGTGATGGCTGTACTCTATTCCACGGTGAGCCCCACCTTGAACCCTCTCATCTACAGCCTGAAGAACAAGGATGTCAAGGCAGCCCTCAGGAAAGTCTTGATACTCGTGGTCAAAAACCTGTAA